One Takifugu flavidus isolate HTHZ2018 chromosome 3, ASM371156v2, whole genome shotgun sequence genomic window, TGAaccaaaagcaacaaaaacaactaacataaatatatgtaataaaggaaaatatgcatgtataaaaagaaagaggaaaaacaaaaaaacaactgaaaagggGGGAGATCATATACACAGATATTCCTTCACAAAATACAATCATTTGTAACAACTGTGTGAGATTAGTTTGTGGACCGATTAGTGAGACTGGGTTGCATCCCTTGCACACCCCTCCAGGCAGCAGGTAGACAGAATGCCCAAAGACCCGCAGACTAAACGACCAACCCGTTTTGACCCAAATGTGACACGACAACCAGTGCCACTGGTCTCTGCCACTGGAAATTTTATGAATTTTAAAATGCGttaaaaagtgttttgcatCACAGCTATAAACTAGCTAAACTCATATAGCAAAGTGGATAATTACATTTGTATTTAGTTATAACCGTGTAATTAATATATTTAGAAATATCCTCAATAATTTCAAAGAACAAACAGACACCAAAGTCACAGTCAGACTTTGAGTTTATTACAATTTATTTGACAGGATCATACAATATTGCATCTCAGCAGGTTAACTTAAATACAGTTCATAAATAAGAATGTGTATAATACAAATATTTTCATGCACGcacaataaaatataaatggaTAAAACCTTTGATAATCTTTGTTGTGATTTGTGCTATGACCACTCTGTTAAGAGAAATCAGGACATAAGTATTAAATTATTGTGGAGATGAGAGACAGGTTATGTGTATTTAGAACTAATCAATTATCGTCTGACTTCTGTTCATTTAAATCTTGCAGTTCtaaattttttgtcattttatataATCTTGGAAACTGAAGGTGGCCACCACTGAATCTATTGCTTGCTTGACAGTAACCACGACAACAGTGCCAGGCAGAAGGAGGTGAAGAGACTGATCTTGTGGTTGACTCCACTTGAGACTGCAAAGAAGtagaaacaaaaaacatccattGAGCAGAAGTTTGCGCCACTGTTTGACAAAGTTACAGTTGATGCTCCTACCAATGTTGTCCACAGTGATGGAGCTGGTCTCGATGTCGAAGTCAGTGACTTTGGAAGATGCGTTCACCAAAACATTTGAGATCTTAGTGTGGTGAGGGACCGACGTGCCGGAGAATCTGACCTTGAGGTCGTTGATTACAGATCCATTTCTGCAAGAATGGAAAGGCTGGTTTAAGACTTTGTCAGATTTGTGGCAGTGACCTTAGGTACACTACGAAAATATGATTGTGAAACTACCTGAATGAGGTCACTCTCATCGATAGGTAAGAGGTGAAATTGTCTTTGAAGAAAGGCTCAAGCtgtgaaggggggaaaaaaagtgcttctttttaaagtttttctttaaatcGGTAGTGATGACAGCACTGGATTCAACACGCACCGCAGTTGTTATGGTGGAAGCTCGACTTTTAAAAGCTTCAGATGATGAATCCAGCAGGGCACTGGTAAATGTGCTCCGCCGCGACCTGAAAGTCACACTGGACTCGACGGTTGGAGCTTCTGTAGCCATGACGTTTGAAGCATTATTGGCCAACGATACAGGAAATGCTGTTGAATCAAACGGAGTAATTACAGGGAAAGATTACCCCAGGCGACTATAAATTTTTACATTGTCATTATCCAGATTTATAGTAAACTTACCACAAAGAATCAGCAATATCGCTGTGAGATGTCCAGTTCCCATCTTAGCTTTCTCTGGATCTATAAAGAAAGAACAGCAAGTTATTCCCAGGATCTACGCACTAAATTTTGAATCTTGAGAATGCAGTTGATACTGGGATCTTTAAACTGAACAGCAAAGCAACTGTATATCATTTTCATCCAAAAAAACAGTTCTGATACAAAATCACTGCTCAAATCACCATATTTTGTTGCCTAAGCTGAAAAGAAGCCCTTCTAACTTAATTGAAAAAcatgatctttttttctttttagaatgCTGGTAAAGGAATAATGTTTGTCACTATTTCAAATGTATAATTACCCAAAATTCTTTAATCTACTCACCCGAACTTGAGAAACAAGACACAAATTATGAGCCTTTTTCTTCACTTGTGTGGCCTTCAGAGGTAGCGTGGCACTTATACGCTGGAAATGTCCAATGTGACGTGGATAACTCATGAGGCATATGTTAGAAATGTTGCTACACAAGAGAAATTTAATTTAGCCTTTGCAAAGGTTCGTCCTCTCTCTTTTGTTCGGGATTAAACACACCTTTCTTTGTCTGTAATTCAGCACAATGATGATGCTAAACCGGTATGACAAGTAATGAAATATTTTTAACTCCACTCTGATTTTATTCTAAAATAGATTCAAGGAGTAAAATTTTATGAGTTAATTTCAGAATTTGAGGAAGGATAGTGGACTTTTCTCCCCCAGCATTCTTTACTTCAGCAAAAATATGCAAAGAAAGATTTAAAATAACAATGTCAATCGACAGCGCTGAGGATTCTGCTCACATGTTCGTTTCAAACTGCTCCGCCTGTGATTTTAGTCATTGTAATAACACGCACATTCATTTCATGTGAGGCATTCCACTGTTGTCTTCAGCAGAAAGTTCTAGAGGCTTTGCTAAATGTTCCACAATGGTGATGTAAAAAAGAATCCTTTCTTTTGGTTCAGGTCAGTCAGCTAAATTCTTGTGTTTGCCACAAGAAGACAGCATTAATCATTATTTCCATATCGGTCATTAAAAGAGAGCATTCCTCGCTCAAGAATGATAGGCACGGCATCCTTTTGTCACTTGCGTTTTACCCCATGGGTGTGACATCGTGATCAAATGCTGCATGCGTTATTGTGGCAAACACGAACAAACTGAACCTCAGCCACGGTGTAATGATCGATCCGGGGTTAATTTGATGCATTTCATTTTGGTGTGAGAATACTATTTTGTGAGGAAGGTCAGACCTCCAGGCAAAGGTGGTGCTGAACAGGTGTGACCTTGTGGTCGTGTGAATGACGCCTGTGTTTTGGCAGGGATGTAATGTGGGTGTTATTAATAGCAGCCACCTCTGTGCAAAGACAATCACGTTCATTTTTCCATGTTGGTAAAGTGCTACGACTTAGACCAGCCAAGGTGGTTTTTTAATGGGTTATGAATTAAAGACAATGTAACTGATTTAATTGATTTGATGCCTCTGAGATAATGCGAAGTTGAAATGTGATATTCTGCTGCTGACTCTTTCAATCAGTCAGTTGAATCTTGAAGTATGTAAAACCCTTTAACCATATATAATCATGCGAACGTGCTTTACCGAACTACCCTCCTCAGGATGTCTGTCCACTTTATAGGTGGTTTTCATGTTCTACTGATCACTTTTAAAGCACTTTTGAGTCTTTGACCCCATACAGGAAGCTCCCAGCCTGAGATCCCCGGGGTCCTGCTGTTGCGACATGATTCGAGATTCAAGACTGCAGGTGATCTTGCTTTTTGAGGTCACACCTAGTCGAATCCAATGAAGTTTCTTGAGAATACGGCTTAAAGTCAAATAGCGCCCTCTGTGTTAAGAACAAGTATCTACATTTTGTGGCTATTTTGTTTTATAAAAAATTGTCGGCTGTATTGTGGCTGATGAACTTTGAAAAAATGGACAGATGCTGGCAGTCGAAGGACGATGTGGATTTTTGTTTGAAAAAAGGTTCAAGCTGCACATTAATGAACATTGTTTTTAAACACGGTTTGCCTGCATTTAAATTAGCACAGTATCAAAAAAGCTACTGGCAGTGAAAACAGCAAGCAGTGATATCAAATTATTATTCAAATATACTTTTTGATTATATGTTCAAAAAAGAATATCAGTTACCTTAAAGATAACAATGATAACAAAAACATTTGTTGATTTAATGTCTGACGCACTCCATTGAGCTCATGAGAGCTGCTGCCGTAGTTGACTCCCGTCGAGGCCTCCGCCTTTGTTTCCCAGGTAACAGCACCAGAACATAATAATCAACACCACATGCTTAAATTAACCTTTTCCTCTTTCAcctcttgtgtttttgtttattccTGTTAGCTGTGATTTTTCTTCAGGAAATTATTAAGGAATTAGAAATTTTACAAATTCACACTGATATTTGCTGCTGTCTTTCTTCCAAGTTGAACATATTTTCTTAACTTTTAATGATTAAAATTAACCTCTGAATTCCCTCTTTCACtataaaaaatgaaacaacattTATTAGGTTACAAACAAGTCTGAATCAATCAAAACAGGCCTTTTTATGTCCTTGCTATCGGAGCGGTCAGTTAGACATAAACTGCTGTTCTGTGGTGGTGTCTACACCTATTTGAGCAAACATTACCCTATAAAATTACAGAAAGAAAGCACTCAGAGAGCTCAGACCGCCGCCAAGCAGATCATGTCTCCACATATTGTGTAGTatgatctgtgtgtgtataggtCGTAGTAATAAAAGGTTACACAACATTGTAGGTTGCTTTGTGAGCCCTTG contains:
- the LOC130522978 gene encoding interphotoreceptor matrix proteoglycan 1-like, with protein sequence MGTGHLTAILLILCAFPVSLANNASNVMATEAPTVESSVTFRSRRSTFTSALLDSSSEAFKSRASTITTALEPFFKDNFTSYLSMRVTSFRNGSVINDLKVRFSGTSVPHHTKISNVLVNASSKVTDFDIETSSITVDNIVSSGVNHKISLFTSFCLALLSWLLSSKQ